Within Candidatus Methylacidiphilales bacterium, the genomic segment AGTCGATCCCGTTCCCATCCGGCAGGAAGATGTCGAGGATGAAGACATCGATGGGGGTGTCGGAAAAAAGGGTGTGGGCCTCGGCCACGCTGCGGGCGCCGAGCACCTGGCATTCCGGAAAAGCGGCCTTGAGCTCATGGGTGAGCTTGGTCAGGAGGACCTGGCTGTCTTCAAGGATCAGGATGGCAGGCATAAGAAAAGGACGCAAAACCGGTGGGGGGCAGGGACTTATTTTGAATCAAACTCAAAAACGCCATCCCATTCCCTCGGGGGAGGATTGTTGACCAATTCCCGGCACAATTCCAGCAACATGTTTGTGGCTTGGTCATCGGGGTACGAGTGGAGGCAGGCCTCAAATACCCGCGCCGCCACGTCCCACCGGCGCTCTTCAAACCGTGAATAAGCCTCTTGGTAGAGCTTCAACCACTCGGCATCGTAGGGACAGTCCTCCTCCCGGCCGAGTTCATACAACGGCTCATAAATACGGACCGCGATGGCCTTGCCGGCCATCCGGACCTTGGAAAGCGGGCGGAAAGCAAAGCGCTCAAGTGTCAGGTCGTAGACCGATTCGCCGACAATCAGGGGCAGGCCGAATTTTTTGGTCAGGCCCTCGATGCGGGAGGCGGTGTTGACGGCGTCACCCATGACGGTGAATTCCATGCGTTGCGGGGCCCCGACGTTGCCGGCGACCACACGGCCATGGGCGATGCCGATGCCGATATGGAAGAGCGGGCGGTTTTCCCTCTGCCAACGGGCATTCAGCCCGGGCAGGGCGGTGCGCATGGCGATGGCGGCACGCAGGGCCTGGCCGGCATCAATGCCCGGGCCTTCGTTGGTGATATCGCCCCAGACCGCCATGATGGCGTCGCCGATGTATTTGTGGAGCGAACCCTGGTAGCGGTTGACGCAGGCCACCATCTCGGTGAAGTACTCGTTGAGTTGGCCGACCAGTTCCTGGGAGTCCATGGCTTCGGTCATGCTGGTGAATCCACGGATGTCGGAAAAAAGAATGGCCGTATCGCGCACGCTGCCGCCCAAGCGCAGTTGGTCCGGATTCTTGTAGATCGACTCCAGGATCGAGGGGGCCACGTAGGCCGAGAAAGACTGGCGGAGTTGCTGGCGGGCGCGGCGTTCCCGCAAAACCTGTTCGCCGATGGCCCCCATATGGAGGCCGGTAAGGCCGAGGGCGGGCCAGACCACGGGCATGACCCAATTGCCCCGGACGAAGAGCATGAAGGCGACCACCACAAAAGCGGCGACCAAGAGGACCGGAACCACCGCGCTGGCCCAGAACGGGGCACGGCCCAGGGCGGCCAGACTGCCATAACCCAACAGAAGGAAACCAACCCAGACCATCCATACCGGGATTTCCCGGAGGTAGTCCTCCTTGAGGACATTGTCGATCAGGTTCATGTGCATCAACGGGCGGGGGCTTTGTTCGTTGAGCGGACTCGGTCCGACATCGGAAAGGGCCGTGCTGGCCTGGCCGATGAGGAGCATTTTGCCGCGGATGTCGGGCGCTTGCGCCTTCTCGTTGCCCTCGACATACCGGTCCGCCATGACTTTGAGCAATTGGACGTAGGAAAAACTCAACCCGGCATGGTCGTAATCGCGGATCTCGTAGCGGTAATTGACATGGTAGTAACCCTGTCCGTCGACCGGAATCCGGCGGCGCACGACCGGGGATTCCAGATAGACCGCATCGCCGGGAACAATCCGAACCTGGGACGGTTCCAGTTTCCAGTATTTCATCAGCGCCGAAAGGGCCAGGGCTGGAATGAGCTCGTTGCCCGCGCGCATGAACAACGGCATCCGGCGGATGACGCCGTCAGGGCCGGGCTCGGCATTGGCCAGACCCGTCCCGGTGATTTCCCGCAGTCCCGGGAAGGACATGATCAATTCTTCCAAGCGGGGAATGCTGGCCAGATCGGCCCCTGCAGGAACGGGCCACCCCAAAGTCAATCCGGCTGGAAGTTCGTACCCGCCACCGCGGTTCAAGGTGGCGGCGGCGGCAAAAACCGTCGGGGTGGCGATCCCTCGGATGCTCTCCAAAAGGTGCATGTCATCCTCGGCATTGCTGGGTGCATCCATGATGATATCCCACACGAAGGTGGACGGGGTACCCAGATTGACCACCTGCATGAAGTCGCCGTGGACACTGCGGGGCCAGGGCCATCGCCCGATGGTGGAGATGCCGATGTCGTCGATGGTCACGAAGATGGCGCGATTGTCCGGTGGGGGCTGGTTCTGGGCGCGGAAGCGGATGCGCTGGTCGAGAACGAGGTTCTCCAATCGCTGGAGAAATGGCAGGCTCGAGATCAACCAGAGAACAGCCGCCACGACCAACGGAGCCCAGAGAAGGTAGCTGGCCCAGAACGGAGGGGGCTGAAAGGATCTCGAACCGGAGGACATATGGAGTCAGGTTTGGCGTACAGCGGTGCGGGGACGGATCTCAGGAAGGAGGCGCGGCGGCGAAAAGCTGTCGGTAGGCCTGCATGATCACCAGGTATCCCAACGGGAGCGTGCCAACGATGCCGACACAACAAAGCACCATGCCGGTTATGGAGAGCAGTCCTCCAACCACACTCACGGCAAAAACCATGAACCACTGCTTGTGCACGGTCTTGCGGCTCAATTCCATTGCCTCCCAGAAACCCATCCTGCGGTCGATGACCAGCGGAATGGCGTAGTAATAGGCCACAGCCAGATAAATCCCCGGAATGATCAAACAAAGGAAGCCGAGGATGATGATCAGGGTCATCACGACCACGCAGAGACAGCTCTGGAGCCAGCAGGTTTTGAATCCTTCAAAAAGGACCTCCAAACGGGGTTTGTCACGCAAGGACACGAGACAGAACTGGAACAAGCCCGCGGTCAGGGGTGGCGTGAAAACCAGACTGACCAGATAAGTCAACCCCATGAGGCCAATGAACAGCACCGGCTGTTGTTCCAATTGCTTCTGCAAGACGATCTGGACCACTTGGAAGGGGCCTTGAATCGCCATGGATAGGAAGAAAAAAACGGCTCCGGCCGCCACCATGACCGGCCAATGCGCCTTGAAAACCGCCCAGCCTTCGCTGAAGCAGGCGGAAAAATCGATTTCACCCGAGCCGGACGGGGCCGGGACAGGCAAACCGGGAGACAGTGAACCCGAGGCACCCAGCAAAGTGGAGGCCATGACCCAGTCGGCCATGCCCTCC encodes:
- a CDS encoding GYF domain-containing protein, which produces MSQNWYYAKEGQPQGPLDHDTISRLYREGQIAPDTLVWQEGMADWVMASTLLGASGSLSPGLPVPAPSGSGEIDFSACFSEGWAVFKAHWPVMVAAGAVFFFLSMAIQGPFQVVQIVLQKQLEQQPVLFIGLMGLTYLVSLVFTPPLTAGLFQFCLVSLRDKPRLEVLFEGFKTCWLQSCLCVVVMTLIIILGFLCLIIPGIYLAVAYYYAIPLVIDRRMGFWEAMELSRKTVHKQWFMVFAVSVVGGLLSITGMVLCCVGIVGTLPLGYLVIMQAYRQLFAAAPPS
- a CDS encoding adenylate/guanylate cyclase domain-containing protein; protein product: MSSGSRSFQPPPFWASYLLWAPLVVAAVLWLISSLPFLQRLENLVLDQRIRFRAQNQPPPDNRAIFVTIDDIGISTIGRWPWPRSVHGDFMQVVNLGTPSTFVWDIIMDAPSNAEDDMHLLESIRGIATPTVFAAAATLNRGGGYELPAGLTLGWPVPAGADLASIPRLEELIMSFPGLREITGTGLANAEPGPDGVIRRMPLFMRAGNELIPALALSALMKYWKLEPSQVRIVPGDAVYLESPVVRRRIPVDGQGYYHVNYRYEIRDYDHAGLSFSYVQLLKVMADRYVEGNEKAQAPDIRGKMLLIGQASTALSDVGPSPLNEQSPRPLMHMNLIDNVLKEDYLREIPVWMVWVGFLLLGYGSLAALGRAPFWASAVVPVLLVAAFVVVAFMLFVRGNWVMPVVWPALGLTGLHMGAIGEQVLRERRARQQLRQSFSAYVAPSILESIYKNPDQLRLGGSVRDTAILFSDIRGFTSMTEAMDSQELVGQLNEYFTEMVACVNRYQGSLHKYIGDAIMAVWGDITNEGPGIDAGQALRAAIAMRTALPGLNARWQRENRPLFHIGIGIAHGRVVAGNVGAPQRMEFTVMGDAVNTASRIEGLTKKFGLPLIVGESVYDLTLERFAFRPLSKVRMAGKAIAVRIYEPLYELGREEDCPYDAEWLKLYQEAYSRFEERRWDVAARVFEACLHSYPDDQATNMLLELCRELVNNPPPREWDGVFEFDSK